A single region of the Ornithorhynchus anatinus isolate Pmale09 chromosome 6, mOrnAna1.pri.v4, whole genome shotgun sequence genome encodes:
- the LOC103170948 gene encoding olfactory receptor 1019-like has translation MVNANESRVNEFLLLGITRDPLEQKFLFGLFLLVYMVTLVGNLGLISLIRMMPHLHTPMYFFLSNLSFLDFCYSSVTLPKMLADLLSERKTISFSGCVAQLSLFIIFATAELYLLASMAYDRYVAIRSPLLYPVLMSTRVCVSLVALCYVAGIVNSLTVVSSIFQLSFCTSKTVNSFFCDIPPLLALSCSDTRTCEILVFAFGGFIQLSSLLIVLISYLFIIITILKIRSADGKLKSFSTCASHLAVVSLFYGTLIFMYLRPTSSYSLDHDRVVSVFYTTVIPMLNPIIYSLRNREVKEALKRAVYKGF, from the coding sequence ATGGTGAATGCAAATGAGAGTAGAGTGAATGAATTCCTGCTTTTGGGAATTACCAGAGACCCTTTGGAGCAGAAATTCCTGTTTGGCCTGTTCTTGCTGGTTTACATGGTGACCTTGGTGGGGAACCTTGGTCTGATCTCTCTGATCAGGATGATGCCTCATCTTCATACTCCCATGTACTTCTTTCTCAGCAATTTGTCTTTCTTGGACTTCTGTTACTCCTCAGTCACACTTCCCAAGATGCTGGCCGACCTCCTGTCAGAACGAAAGACCATTTCCTTCTCTGGATGCGTGGCCCAGCtaagtctgtttattattttcgCCACTGCAGAACTCTACCTTCTGGCTTCCATGGCTTATGACCGCTATGTGGCAATCCGtagccctctcctctaccctgtCCTAATGTCCACCAGGGTCTGTGTCTCGCTGGTGGCCCTGTGTTATGTTGCTGGAATTGTTAATTCCCTAACAGTGGTGAGTTCTATATTTCAACTCTCCTTCTGCACATCCAAAACCGTTAACAGCTTCTTCTGTGATATTCCCCCCCTCCTGGCTCTGTCCTGCTCTGATACCCGAACCTGTGAGATCTTGGTCTTTGCCTTTGGAGGGTTTATTCAATTAAGTTCCCTGTTGATCGTACTGATCTCCTAcctattcatcatcatcaccatcctgaAGATCCGGTCCGCCGATGGGAAACTCAAGAGCTTCTCTACCTGTGCCTCACACCTGGCTGTTGTCAGTTTATTCTATGGGACGCTGATATTCATGTACCTACGACCTACCTCGAGCTACTCCCTGGATCATGACCGAGTGGTCTCTGTATTTTACACAACAGTCATCCCTATGCTGAACCCAATTATCTACAGCTTGAGGAATCGGGAAGTGAAGGAGGCACTGAAGAGAGCTGTATATAAAGGCTTTTGA
- the LOC100073929 gene encoding olfactory receptor 13H1-like — translation MNELRGVNYTEVTEFILVGLSNQPKSQIIFFCILLHLYLGTIVGNMLIILVVWKEPRLHTPMYFFLCNLSFVDLCSTTTAVPLTLVNCLRDCPIITYNDCFAQMTISIFWGITECCLLAVMAYDRFVAISYPLRYPLIMTMRACFYIAATMWISNFLLALIPVITIPVRFCAGNNVVNHFVCEVEAVLKLVCSDTTVSEILMLINSIFIFPLPFLFILLSYIRIVVAILKIPSTAGRRKAFSTCGSHLTVVTIYYGTLISIYLKPQNKDSKDQDKIISIFYGIVIPMMNPLIYTLRNKDMIGALRKAVGKTKQVRLSVCEF, via the coding sequence atgaatgaactgagaggGGTCAACTACACTGAGGTCACAGAATTCATCCTGGTTGGACTTTCCAATCAGCCCAAAAGTCAAATCATCTTCTTCTGTATCTTGCTCCATCTCTATCTGGGAACCATCGTGGGAAATATGctcatcattctggtagtgtggaaagagcctcgACTTCACACCCCAATGTATTTCTTCCTTTGCAATCTGTCCTTTGTTGACCTGTGTTCTACCACTACTGCAGTGCCTCTGACACTAGTCAACTGCCTGAGAGACTGCCCCATTATCACCTACAATGACTGCTTCGCCCAAATGACCATCTCCATCTTCTGGGGCATCACCGAGTGCTGCCTATTGGCTGTCATGGCTTACGACCGATTTGTCGCCATATCTTACCCCCTGCGTTACCCGCTGATCATGACAATGAGGGCTTGTTTCTACATTGCTGCTACTATGTGGATAAGTAACTTCCTGTTGGCCCTAATTCCCGTGATCACCATACCGGTTCGGTTTTGTGCAGGGAACAATGTAGTGAACCATTTTGTATGTGAGGTTGAAGCCGTCCTAAAGCTGGTCTGCTCGGACACCACTGTCAGTGAGATTCTGATGTTGATAAACTCGAtcttcatcttccccctcccctttctgttcATCCTCCTCTCTTATATCCGGATCGTGGTGGCCATCTTGAAAATCCCCTCCACAGCTGGGCGGAGGAAAGCTTTCTCCACCTGTGGATCGCACCTGACTGTGGTGACCATCTACTATGGGACCCTCATCTCCATTTATCTCAAACCTCAAAACAAAGACAGCAAGGACCAGGACAAAATCATCTCTATATTTTATGGAATAGTGATCCCCATGATGAACCCTCTCATTTATACGTTGAGAAACAAGGATATGATAGGGGCCTTGAGAAAGGCTGTTGGGAAAACCAAGCAAGTAAGGCTGTCAGTATGTGAATTCTAA
- the LOC120638008 gene encoding transcription initiation factor TFIID subunit 7-like, with protein MPVIFNSAKLLVTMCLAGLERDELRELFNDLSSSSSRSSSNRSSSEDEVDVVNIDDMEEELERKLEEQLSDLDGQDQEKEETNLLALRIQEQIDKLKSKLQENEVRVRRQEDLIKKVENMALKLRNGGKKYLRAGREQTGRVLSG; from the exons ATGCCTGTGATTTTCAATAGTGCAAAATTATTGGTTACCATGTGTCTTGCTGGTTTGG AACGTGATGAGCTGCGTGAGTTATTCAACGAcctcagcagtagcagcagcagaagcagcagcaacaggagCAGCAGTGAAGATGAAGTTGATGTGGTCAATATCGATGACATGGAGGAGGAGTTGGAAAGGAAACTGGAGGAACAGCTGAGTGATCTGGATGGGCAGGACCAGGAAAAAGAGGAAACCAATTTGCTAG cCTTGAGAATCCAAGAGCAGATTGATAAGCTGAAGAGCAAACTGCAGGAGAACGAGGTGAGGGTAAGGCGACAAGAAGATCTCATCAAGAAAGTGGAAAATATGGCACTCAAG CTAAGAAACGGAGGAAAGAAATATCTTAGAGCAGGCAGAGAACAAACTGGAAGAGTCCTGAGTGGCTGA
- the LOC100073844 gene encoding LOW QUALITY PROTEIN: olfactory receptor 13H1-like (The sequence of the model RefSeq protein was modified relative to this genomic sequence to represent the inferred CDS: substituted 1 base at 1 genomic stop codon), whose protein sequence is MNELRGVNYTEVTEFILVGLSNQLKSQIIFFCILLHLYLGTIMGNILIILVVWKEPRLHTPMYFFLCNLSFVDLCSTTTAVPPALVNCLRDCPTITYNDCFAQMTISLFWGITECCLLAVMAYDRFVAISNPLRYTLIMTMRACFQTAATMWISNFLLALIPVVTIPVRFCAGHNVVNHFVCELEAVLKLVCSDTTVSEILMLINSIFIFPLPFLFILLSYIRIVVAILKIPSTAGRRKAFSTCGSHLIVVTIYXGTLISIYLKPQNKDSKDQDKIISIFYGTVIPMMNPLIYMLRNKDMIGALRKAVGKTKQVKLSIV, encoded by the coding sequence atgaatgaactgagaggGGTCAACTACACTGAGGTCACAGAATTCATCCTGGTTGGACTTTCCAATCAGCTCAAAAGTCAAATCATCTTCTTCTGTATCTTGCTCCATCTCTATCTGGGAACCATCATGGGAAATATCctcatcattctggtagtgtggaaagagcctcgACTTCACACCCCAATGTATTTCTTCCTTTGCAATCTGTCCTTTGTTGACCTGTGTTCCACCACCACCGCAGTGCCTCCGGCCCTTGTCAACTGCCTGAGAGACTGCCCCACTATCACCTACAATGACTGCTTCGCCCAAATGACCATCTCCCTTTTCTGGGGCATCACTGAATGCTGCCTATTGGCCGTCATGGCTTACGACCGATTCGTCGCCATATCGAACCCCCTGCGTTACACGCTGATCATGACAATGAGGGCTTGTTTCCAGACTGCCGCTACCATGTGGATAAGTAACTTCCTGTTGGCCTTAATTCCCGTGGTCACCATACCGGTTCGGTTTTGTGCAGGGCACAATGTAGTGAATCATTTTGTATGTGAGTTGGAAGCCGTCTTAAAGCTGGTTTGCTCGGACACCACTGTCAGTGAGATCCTGATGTTGATAAACTCGAtcttcatcttccccctcccctttctgttcATCCTTCTCTCTTATATCCGGATCGTGGTGGCCATCTTGAAAATCCCCTCCACAGCTGGGCGGAGGAAAGCTTTCTCCACCTGTGGATCGCACCTGATTGTGGTGACCATCTATTAGGGAACCCTCATCTCCATTTATCTCAAACCTCAGAACAAAGACAGCAAGGACCAGGACAAAATCATCTCTATATTTTATGGAACAGTAATCCCCATGATGAACCCCCTCATTTATATGTTGAGAA